The following are encoded in a window of Kitasatospora fiedleri genomic DNA:
- a CDS encoding phosphocholine cytidylyltransferase family protein: MIGLVLAAGAGRRLRPYTDTLPKALVPVDGERTVLDLTLGNFAEVGLREAAIVVGYRQEAVRERREALERKYGVKLTLVENDKAEEWNNAYSLWCARELFAEGLLLANGDTVHPASVQRTMLDGNDRRTKEGRAPGILLALDTVKKLADEEMKVVVDPELGVRRITKLMDPLDATGEYIGVTVINPSAADALADALKAVYERDPQLYYEDGYQEMVDRGLTVDVQPIGEVSWVEVDNHEDLAKAREIACRY; the protein is encoded by the coding sequence ATGATCGGCCTCGTCCTGGCCGCCGGCGCCGGCCGCCGGCTCCGCCCCTACACCGACACCCTGCCCAAGGCGCTGGTGCCGGTGGACGGGGAGCGGACGGTGCTCGACCTGACCCTGGGGAACTTCGCCGAGGTCGGCCTGCGCGAGGCGGCGATCGTGGTGGGCTACCGCCAGGAGGCGGTCCGCGAGCGCCGGGAGGCGCTGGAGCGCAAGTACGGCGTCAAGCTCACCCTGGTCGAGAACGACAAGGCCGAGGAGTGGAACAACGCCTACTCGCTCTGGTGCGCCCGCGAGCTGTTCGCCGAGGGCCTGCTGCTGGCCAACGGCGACACCGTGCACCCGGCCTCGGTGCAGCGCACCATGCTGGACGGCAACGACCGCCGGACCAAGGAGGGCCGGGCCCCCGGCATCCTGCTCGCGCTGGACACCGTGAAGAAGCTCGCCGACGAGGAGATGAAGGTCGTCGTCGACCCCGAGCTGGGGGTGCGCCGGATCACCAAGCTGATGGACCCGCTGGACGCCACCGGCGAGTACATCGGCGTCACCGTGATCAACCCGTCCGCCGCCGACGCCCTGGCCGACGCGCTGAAGGCGGTCTACGAGCGCGACCCGCAGCTGTACTACGAGGACGGCTACCAGGAGATGGTCGACCGCGGCCTGACCGTCGACGTGCAGCCGATCGGCGAGGTCTCCTGGGTCGAGGTCGACAACCACGAGGACCTGGCCAAGGCCCGGGAGATCGCGTGCCGGTACTGA